A section of the Pediococcus inopinatus genome encodes:
- a CDS encoding helix-turn-helix domain-containing protein, with translation MEKDFDFADFLLQFYSRSEWRRSKVILNNLIGRRTVSNLFWGMQYGLLPFFNLFPKLKQDTFDHYQKYLAQTNLIQIHDTEAQLTQAGQQRKEAKQKAFLRYKFSGIGLYTNLTVIQDCLNLSVQITSEFAYQNNRYYPLQYSGRVMNFCKRWFHINSTQKFPDEFHAELTEFLETLNSKDADVFVAGFVGHNTFGLTDQQIETNLNLTSFEWQLKTLDLITQFIRWSSDGHQINHPLCTQLITPWLNDSPLSMSSATTYQQFLNNYTIEMIAQKRKVKVNTIREHLLEAAILKNNFPFQSFLSKPLPDKLHKYLQDNASGKWQFTDVTELAPEISFFEFRLLQIREVKSKNDD, from the coding sequence ATGGAAAAAGATTTTGATTTCGCAGACTTTTTATTGCAGTTTTATTCACGTTCTGAATGGCGACGCTCAAAAGTTATTTTAAACAATTTAATCGGGAGAAGAACCGTTTCCAATCTTTTTTGGGGAATGCAATACGGTCTTCTGCCTTTTTTTAATTTGTTTCCTAAACTAAAGCAAGATACCTTTGATCATTATCAAAAATATCTTGCGCAAACTAATTTAATTCAGATCCATGATACAGAAGCTCAGCTTACTCAAGCGGGGCAACAACGTAAAGAGGCTAAGCAAAAAGCTTTTCTTCGATATAAATTCAGCGGAATTGGTCTGTATACAAATTTAACAGTTATTCAAGACTGTCTAAATCTAAGTGTGCAAATCACTTCTGAATTTGCGTATCAAAACAATCGTTATTACCCGTTGCAGTATTCGGGACGTGTGATGAATTTTTGTAAACGCTGGTTTCATATAAATAGTACTCAAAAATTTCCTGATGAATTTCACGCGGAACTCACGGAATTCTTGGAAACTCTTAATTCAAAAGATGCTGACGTCTTTGTAGCCGGCTTTGTTGGTCATAATACTTTTGGACTTACAGATCAACAGATTGAAACTAATTTAAACCTAACCTCGTTTGAATGGCAGTTAAAAACCTTGGACCTTATTACCCAATTTATCCGGTGGTCCTCTGATGGACACCAGATAAATCATCCTCTCTGTACTCAGTTAATTACACCCTGGCTTAACGACTCACCACTTTCTATGAGTAGTGCAACAACCTATCAGCAGTTTTTGAATAATTATACTATTGAGATGATTGCTCAAAAGCGTAAGGTTAAGGTTAATACTATAAGAGAACACTTGCTGGAAGCTGCCATTTTAAAGAACAATTTTCCTTTTCAATCGTTTTTATCAAAGCCACTTCCAGATAAGTTACATAAATATTTACAGGATAACGCGAGTGGAAAATGGCAATTTACAGATGTTACAGAATTAGCACCAGAAATTTCTTTTTTTGAATTTCGTTTATTACAAATTCGAGAGGTTAAATCCAAAAATGATGATTAA
- a CDS encoding pseudouridine synthase, whose protein sequence is MASERLQKVMAEAGVASRRKSETLITAGNVTVNGKQVKTLGTKVDEDDRIEVNGIPLQREKLVYLLFYKPRGVISSVKDEKNRKTVMSYFPDVQQRIYPVGRLDYDTSGILLMTNDGQLANKLTHPKYKFEKTYVAKVEGIPTNDQMEKLRHGVRIDKKATAPAKTNVISTDPAKKTAVIELTIHEGRNHQVKKMFEKIDHPVIKLKREKYGFLTLDGLQSGEWRSLKLNEITRLIKR, encoded by the coding sequence ATGGCAAGTGAACGCTTACAAAAAGTTATGGCAGAAGCTGGTGTTGCATCACGAAGAAAATCAGAAACTTTAATTACTGCCGGTAATGTGACCGTTAATGGTAAGCAGGTCAAAACGTTAGGCACAAAAGTAGATGAGGACGATCGCATTGAAGTGAATGGAATCCCTCTACAAAGAGAAAAATTAGTTTATCTTTTGTTCTATAAACCTCGAGGCGTTATCTCAAGTGTTAAGGATGAAAAAAATCGTAAAACTGTTATGAGTTACTTTCCAGATGTTCAACAAAGAATTTATCCTGTTGGACGCCTTGATTACGACACCTCTGGCATTTTATTGATGACTAATGATGGACAACTGGCTAACAAACTGACTCATCCTAAATATAAGTTTGAAAAAACCTATGTTGCAAAAGTTGAGGGGATTCCTACGAATGACCAGATGGAAAAGTTGCGTCACGGTGTGCGAATTGACAAAAAGGCGACTGCTCCCGCAAAAACCAATGTTATTAGTACGGATCCAGCAAAGAAGACGGCTGTTATTGAGCTTACTATTCATGAGGGCCGTAACCATCAGGTTAAAAAAATGTTCGAAAAAATTGATCACCCAGTCATTAAGCTAAAACGAGAGAAATATGGTTTTCTTACTTTGGACGGTTTGCAATCAGGCGAATGGCGTTCTCTGAAGCTAAATGAAATCACACGTTTAATAAAGCGGTAG
- the scpB gene encoding SMC-Scp complex subunit ScpB: protein MTSNIQKIEALLFVSGEDGLSLNDLSEMTGFMKPAITAMLDKLSRKYQMDSDSSLSVLHFGETFRLATKSEVADVIKNYFDAPQLTKLSPASLEVLAIIAYKQPITRLEIDEIRGVQSGTMLQKLTIRDLIGEAGRLEEPGRPILYKTTNYFLDYFGLKTIDQLPALPNIQPDNSSSSKDLYLKQFNEKLHENEDE from the coding sequence ATGACCAGTAATATTCAAAAAATTGAAGCTCTTTTATTTGTGAGCGGGGAAGATGGCCTGAGTTTAAACGATCTTTCCGAAATGACTGGATTTATGAAACCGGCAATTACGGCGATGTTGGACAAATTATCAAGAAAGTATCAAATGGATTCCGACTCATCACTATCAGTTTTACATTTTGGGGAAACTTTTCGATTGGCCACCAAATCAGAAGTAGCTGATGTTATAAAAAATTATTTTGACGCACCACAATTAACGAAACTGTCCCCAGCTTCTCTAGAGGTTCTTGCAATTATTGCGTACAAACAACCGATTACAAGACTGGAAATTGACGAGATTAGAGGCGTTCAGAGTGGCACAATGCTTCAAAAATTAACAATTCGTGATTTGATTGGTGAAGCCGGGCGGTTAGAAGAACCTGGAAGACCAATTCTTTACAAAACAACAAATTACTTTCTAGATTATTTTGGTCTAAAAACAATTGATCAATTACCGGCTTTACCAAACATTCAGCCTGATAATTCATCTAGTTCAAAAGATCTTTATTTAAAACAATTTAATGAAAAACTACATGAAAACGAGGATGAATAG
- a CDS encoding segregation and condensation protein A, whose product MENDTSGKLPNVKINDFEGPLDLLLHLIKQAKMDIYDIQISKITAQYLAYLHINQQLKLDIAGKYLIMAATLMRIKSKLLLPSEPSIDEETTEEDDPRLDLVTQLVEYQKYQEAAQNLQIQETNRQQAYTREEAAVPDGMQLAHLAPGLTIETLKQAFEQVLIKQDQSQPIYRTITDDPVSVTEQIQMIKNSLIQHPQGMTFNSLFTDTISSTKIVVTFMAMLELVKKQQIDFQQSTRLGAIKLFNSGDEANDQ is encoded by the coding sequence ATGGAGAATGACACTTCGGGAAAATTACCGAACGTAAAAATCAATGATTTTGAGGGCCCTTTAGACTTATTATTGCACCTTATCAAACAGGCCAAAATGGATATTTACGATATCCAAATTTCAAAAATCACAGCGCAATATTTAGCTTATTTACACATAAATCAACAGCTCAAATTAGATATTGCAGGTAAATATTTAATTATGGCTGCCACTTTAATGCGGATTAAAAGTAAATTACTCTTACCAAGCGAACCTAGTATTGATGAGGAAACAACAGAAGAGGATGACCCACGATTGGACCTGGTCACGCAATTGGTAGAATACCAAAAGTACCAAGAAGCAGCTCAAAATTTGCAAATTCAGGAAACTAATCGCCAGCAGGCCTATACTAGAGAAGAAGCTGCTGTCCCAGATGGAATGCAGCTAGCGCATCTGGCACCTGGGTTAACAATAGAGACTCTCAAACAAGCTTTTGAACAGGTCTTAATTAAACAAGACCAGTCACAGCCTATTTATCGGACAATCACCGATGATCCTGTTTCAGTTACAGAACAAATCCAAATGATTAAAAATAGTTTAATTCAGCATCCACAAGGAATGACATTCAATTCCTTATTTACAGACACGATTAGTTCCACAAAAATTGTGGTTACTTTTATGGCCATGCTGGAGTTAGTAAAAAAACAACAAATTGATTTTCAGCAGTCCACACGACTAGGAGCCATCAAATTATTTAATTCAGGTGATGAAGCAAATGACCAGTAA
- the xerD gene encoding site-specific tyrosine recombinase XerD, producing MNNDLQDYLHTLVVEQGLAKNTVLSYRQELTEFFSFLKTQKIEEFNQIDRYTILNYLKYCDEQNKSRNSVIHTVTSLRQFFHYLLMQNKISTDPMLKIDTPKAAHHLPQVLSSKEVEDLLQVPDTNKPLGVRDRTLLEVMYATGLRVSEAVNLKLDDLRLEMGLISTIGKGDKQRIIPIGDVAIHWLSIYLEGAREQLLRGKNNPFVFLNNHGEQLTRQGIWKNLKVIVKKAGITKDVTPHTLRHSFATTLLENGADLRTVQELLGHADISTTQIYTHVTKKHLTEVYNKYHPRA from the coding sequence ATGAACAATGACCTTCAAGATTATTTGCATACGCTGGTTGTAGAACAAGGACTCGCAAAAAACACAGTTCTTTCTTATCGACAGGAGTTAACTGAATTTTTCAGTTTTTTAAAGACGCAAAAAATTGAAGAATTTAATCAAATTGATCGTTATACTATTTTAAATTACTTGAAATATTGTGATGAACAAAATAAATCACGAAATTCTGTCATTCACACGGTTACAAGTTTGCGCCAATTTTTCCATTATTTACTCATGCAAAACAAAATATCAACAGACCCAATGTTAAAAATTGACACCCCAAAAGCAGCTCATCATTTGCCACAGGTCCTTAGCAGTAAGGAAGTGGAAGATCTTTTACAGGTGCCAGACACTAATAAGCCACTAGGAGTGCGCGACCGAACCTTATTGGAGGTCATGTACGCAACTGGTTTACGGGTAAGCGAGGCAGTAAATCTAAAGCTAGATGATTTGCGGTTGGAAATGGGACTTATTTCAACAATTGGTAAAGGTGACAAACAACGGATTATCCCAATTGGTGACGTAGCCATTCATTGGCTGTCCATCTATTTGGAAGGCGCTCGGGAACAATTATTACGAGGGAAGAATAATCCTTTTGTTTTTTTGAATAACCACGGAGAACAATTAACCCGACAAGGAATTTGGAAAAATTTAAAAGTGATTGTGAAAAAAGCAGGCATTACAAAAGACGTCACTCCGCATACCCTGCGTCACTCGTTTGCAACCACGTTGTTGGAAAATGGAGCAGATTTGCGAACTGTACAGGAACTATTAGGTCACGCAGATATTTCAACAACGCAGATTTATACACACGTAACAAAAAAACATTTAACGGAAGTTTACAATAAATATCATCCAAGAGCCTAG
- a CDS encoding CvfB family protein — protein MNNLLGRVIDTKMTDENENYYFLQNSGAVFQLDKEEQVEPLHIGGHFKGFAYENEDHKLQITSKIPKIQIGRMGFGTVVQSRRDLGVFVNIGLPNKDIVVSLDELPTIKSLWPQKGDRLMVSLSLDNKNRLWANLADETTFQEISQAAPKTLKNQNLKATVYRLKLVGTLVITSDYYLGFIHPNEREQEPRLGEEVSARVIGVHPDGTLNLSLKPRSYEAIGDDAAMLLAMLQHNDTHTLPFTDKSDPVAIKTEFGISKGQFKRAVGHLLKAGVVTETKTELQLKTEDED, from the coding sequence ATGAACAATTTATTAGGACGCGTTATTGATACTAAAATGACCGATGAAAATGAAAATTATTACTTTTTGCAAAATTCCGGTGCTGTTTTTCAATTGGATAAGGAAGAACAAGTAGAACCTTTACATATTGGAGGCCATTTTAAGGGATTTGCTTATGAAAACGAGGACCACAAGTTGCAAATCACTTCAAAAATTCCCAAGATTCAAATTGGCCGTATGGGATTCGGAACTGTCGTACAAAGTCGACGAGATTTGGGTGTTTTTGTAAATATCGGCTTGCCAAACAAAGATATTGTTGTTTCACTAGATGAGTTACCAACAATTAAAAGTCTATGGCCTCAAAAAGGTGACCGGTTAATGGTAAGCCTCAGTTTAGATAATAAAAATAGACTTTGGGCTAATCTGGCTGACGAGACCACCTTTCAAGAAATTTCTCAAGCAGCACCAAAAACATTAAAAAATCAAAATTTAAAAGCCACTGTTTATCGACTGAAATTAGTGGGAACTCTGGTTATCACAAGTGATTACTATCTAGGCTTCATTCATCCAAACGAACGTGAACAAGAACCACGTTTAGGGGAAGAAGTCTCTGCTCGTGTAATTGGCGTTCACCCTGACGGCACATTAAATCTTTCGTTGAAACCTCGTAGTTATGAAGCTATCGGTGACGATGCGGCCATGTTATTAGCTATGTTACAGCACAATGATACGCACACATTACCATTTACTGATAAAAGTGATCCGGTTGCAATAAAAACCGAGTTTGGCATAAGTAAGGGGCAATTCAAACGTGCGGTGGGCCACTTACTAAAGGCTGGAGTTGTTACAGAGACAAAAACCGAATTACAATTAAAAACTGAAGACGAAGACTAG
- a CDS encoding DUF441 domain-containing protein, whose product MESWLFLIGILLIAIWGKNQSLIFATVAVLVLKGIPNSEKILQVVEKQGINWGVTIISIAILIPIATGRISFQDLLNAFKSPVGWIAVLCGILVSILSARGVGFLAVSPEVTVALVFGTILGVVFLKGIAAGPIIASGIAFCIIQLLNIKI is encoded by the coding sequence ATGGAAAGCTGGCTATTTTTAATTGGTATTTTGCTAATTGCAATCTGGGGGAAAAACCAATCCCTAATCTTCGCAACTGTCGCGGTACTCGTTCTTAAGGGCATTCCTAATTCAGAAAAGATTTTGCAAGTCGTTGAAAAGCAAGGAATTAACTGGGGAGTTACAATTATTTCGATTGCTATTTTAATTCCTATTGCAACTGGCAGAATTAGTTTTCAAGATCTTTTAAATGCTTTTAAATCACCAGTTGGCTGGATTGCGGTTCTTTGTGGTATATTAGTGTCAATTCTTTCAGCACGAGGGGTAGGGTTTCTGGCAGTGTCACCTGAAGTCACAGTTGCGTTGGTTTTTGGAACTATTCTAGGTGTTGTTTTCCTAAAAGGAATTGCTGCTGGGCCAATTATTGCCTCTGGAATTGCCTTTTGTATTATTCAATTACTAAACATAAAAATTTAA
- the pyk gene encoding pyruvate kinase translates to MKKTKIVSTLGPASTSVDTIVKLIEAGANIFRFNFSHGDHAEHLDRYNKVMEAEKVTGKTVGILLDTKGAEIRTTVQKDGNQEYHTGDKARISMDDSLDTTKDKIAVTYAGLYDDVHVGGHVLFDDGLLDFKVDEKDEANKELVVHAMNNGVLGSRKGTNAPGVSINLPGITEKDSSDIRFGCENMNINFIAASFVRKPQDVLDIRQLLEEENMTDVQIFPKIESQEGIDNADEILKVADGIMVARGDMGVEIPAENVPLVQKSLIKKCNSLGMPVITATQMLDSMIENPRPTRAEASDVANAVWDGTDATMLSGESANGAYPVEAVSTMAKINEKAENAMAEDGNLQINKFDQSDVTETIGAAVARAAKNLGVKTIVAATESGYTAKMISKYRPNADILAITFDERTRRGLTVEWGVHPIVADKPATTDDMFDLAANKAVDLGFAKEGDLILITAGVPVGERGTTNMMKLQLIGSKLAAGQGVGDETVIGKAVIATSAKEANDKAVEGGILVTKTTDKDYLPAIEKSSALVVENGGLTSHAAVVGISMGIPVIVGVQNATSILSDDELITVDSRRGVIYHGASNAI, encoded by the coding sequence ATGAAGAAAACCAAGATTGTTTCAACACTTGGTCCTGCAAGTACATCAGTAGATACGATTGTTAAATTAATTGAGGCTGGTGCAAATATTTTCCGTTTCAACTTTTCACATGGTGATCACGCAGAGCATTTAGACCGCTACAACAAAGTTATGGAAGCAGAAAAGGTCACTGGTAAAACTGTTGGTATCTTATTAGATACAAAGGGTGCTGAAATCCGTACAACAGTTCAAAAAGATGGCAATCAAGAATATCATACTGGCGATAAAGCACGCATTTCAATGGATGATTCATTAGATACAACCAAAGATAAGATTGCTGTTACTTACGCTGGCTTATACGATGATGTCCATGTTGGTGGCCATGTGTTGTTTGATGACGGTTTACTTGATTTTAAAGTCGACGAAAAAGACGAAGCAAACAAAGAATTAGTTGTTCACGCAATGAACAACGGTGTTCTTGGTTCACGTAAGGGAACTAACGCACCTGGCGTTTCAATTAACCTTCCCGGGATTACTGAAAAAGACTCAAGTGATATTCGTTTCGGTTGTGAAAACATGAATATCAACTTTATTGCTGCAAGTTTTGTTCGTAAACCTCAAGACGTTCTTGATATTCGTCAACTTTTAGAAGAAGAGAACATGACAGATGTTCAAATCTTCCCTAAGATCGAATCACAAGAAGGTATTGATAATGCTGATGAAATTTTGAAAGTTGCTGATGGAATTATGGTTGCTCGTGGTGACATGGGTGTCGAAATTCCAGCAGAAAATGTACCTTTGGTTCAAAAATCATTAATCAAGAAATGTAACTCACTTGGTATGCCTGTAATTACAGCTACTCAAATGTTAGATTCAATGATTGAAAACCCACGTCCTACACGTGCTGAAGCATCAGATGTTGCTAATGCTGTTTGGGATGGTACTGATGCAACAATGCTTTCAGGTGAAAGTGCTAATGGTGCTTACCCTGTTGAAGCTGTTTCAACAATGGCTAAGATCAACGAAAAAGCTGAAAATGCTATGGCTGAAGATGGAAACTTACAAATCAACAAGTTTGACCAAAGTGATGTTACAGAAACAATTGGCGCTGCTGTTGCACGTGCTGCAAAGAACTTAGGTGTTAAAACAATTGTTGCTGCTACAGAATCTGGTTACACTGCTAAAATGATTTCTAAGTATCGTCCAAATGCTGATATCTTAGCTATTACATTTGACGAACGTACTCGTCGTGGATTGACAGTTGAATGGGGTGTTCATCCAATCGTTGCTGACAAACCAGCAACTACAGATGACATGTTTGACTTAGCTGCTAACAAAGCCGTTGACTTAGGCTTTGCTAAAGAAGGCGACTTGATCCTTATCACTGCTGGTGTTCCAGTTGGTGAACGTGGAACAACTAACATGATGAAATTACAATTAATTGGTTCTAAGTTAGCAGCTGGACAAGGTGTTGGCGATGAAACAGTTATTGGTAAAGCAGTCATCGCAACTTCTGCAAAAGAAGCTAATGATAAAGCTGTTGAAGGTGGCATCCTTGTTACAAAGACAACTGACAAAGATTACTTACCTGCAATTGAAAAATCTAGTGCTCTTGTAGTTGAAAATGGTGGTTTAACTTCTCATGCTGCTGTAGTTGGTATCTCAATGGGAATTCCCGTTATTGTTGGGGTACAAAATGCAACATCAATTCTTTCAGATGATGAATTAATTACTGTTGATTCACGTCGTGGAGTTATCTATCATGGTGCTTCAAACGCTATCTAA
- the pfkA gene encoding 6-phosphofructokinase, which yields MKRIGILTSGGDAPAMNAAIRAVARKAISNGLEAYGINYGFAGLVAGDIHKFSATDLDDSIDEGGTMLYSARYPEFAQVEGQLKGIEQLKKFGIDALVVIGGDGSYHGALRLTEHGYNTIGLPGTIDNDIPYTDFTIGFDTALNTAVDAIDKIRDTAKSHQRVFAVQVMGRAAADIALWAGVATGADAIVAPGYDTDVKEIAEKLKKNRVDGKDYGIVVIAEGDANSDAAPTFLEELKKYGDFDARAVVLGHIQRGGRPTARDRVLASKMGAYAVDLLLEGKGGLAVGILDNKVQAHDITDLFNSKHQPDTTLFDLNNDLSFK from the coding sequence ATGAAACGCATTGGTATTTTAACCAGTGGTGGTGATGCTCCAGCTATGAACGCTGCTATTCGTGCTGTTGCACGGAAAGCAATTAGTAATGGTTTGGAAGCATATGGTATTAACTATGGTTTCGCTGGATTAGTTGCTGGCGATATTCATAAGTTTTCTGCTACTGATTTGGACGATTCGATCGATGAGGGTGGTACAATGTTGTACTCAGCTCGTTATCCCGAATTTGCCCAAGTAGAAGGTCAATTAAAAGGAATTGAACAACTAAAGAAGTTTGGTATTGATGCTTTAGTTGTTATTGGTGGCGATGGCTCTTATCACGGAGCTCTTCGTTTAACTGAACACGGCTATAACACGATTGGTTTGCCAGGAACTATTGATAATGATATTCCTTACACAGACTTTACAATTGGGTTTGATACTGCTTTAAACACAGCTGTTGATGCCATTGATAAAATTCGTGATACAGCTAAAAGTCACCAGCGTGTCTTTGCAGTCCAAGTAATGGGCCGTGCAGCAGCTGACATTGCACTTTGGGCTGGTGTTGCTACAGGCGCAGATGCAATTGTGGCTCCAGGGTACGATACAGACGTCAAGGAAATTGCTGAGAAGTTGAAGAAGAATCGTGTAGATGGTAAAGACTATGGTATTGTAGTTATTGCTGAAGGCGATGCAAATTCTGATGCTGCACCAACATTTCTTGAAGAGCTCAAGAAATATGGTGACTTTGATGCCCGTGCAGTTGTTTTAGGTCATATTCAACGTGGTGGCCGACCAACTGCTCGTGATCGAGTTCTTGCTAGCAAGATGGGTGCTTATGCAGTTGACTTGTTACTTGAGGGTAAAGGCGGTTTGGCCGTTGGAATTCTTGACAACAAAGTTCAGGCTCATGATATTACCGACTTGTTTAACTCAAAGCATCAACCAGATACAACTTTATTTGATTTAAACAACGATTTATCGTTCAAATAA